DNA from Cottoperca gobio chromosome 4, fCotGob3.1, whole genome shotgun sequence:
AGCTCCTGGTATATCTGCTTAGCTTTAACCTTGCCGTTAGTTGATTTGGAATATATATTTGCAAGGTCTATTTTCTTCCCAAGGGAAGAATGAGGGTAAAGTGAAATCACCTCTTCATGGAGACTGATTGCTCTGTCTACCATGCTTTGTTTTTGGGGACTGTCACTGAAAAATATCTTCCATTTgtagcagagtgcagcacatctcatcagataacgctcatctggatggtttttcagaacctcctctgacaaatcaatggcctcatcaacagataCATAGTTTCTGTAAACCCTAAGTAATGGTttaataccactgtagctgctgataGGATTTCTCAAAACCTCCCTGGCTAGCTTACATGCTTCATCTTTAATTATTTCTCCTTTCTTAGCACAATGCTCAAGGTAGTGAACAGCAAAGTACAAGTTCTCTGGATCCTGTTCTTTGGcgattctcattttctccaagatgtcagcccccagccctgtgctgctgtgctttgaAGCAAACATTAACCCTTTGACATGGTAGGTGTGCCACTCCACCATGTCCGGCTGCATCCTAATGGCTCTCTGGAAGTAATGTGCAGCCAGCAGCATTTTATCTGTGCTAAACCTTATGAAAGTCCAGGCTTTTTCAGCGTAGATCTCTGGGTGGAGCTCGTCCTGAGATGGATATTGGTATTCATTCATCAGGGCGTCAACCTTTGTCAGGtaagcctcactctctgctgggtctcccaggtggtggtgcagccaagccAGGTTTCCGTAATTCACCACTAGCCAGGGACCCTCATCTGCGTTTCTCATCTGACGGAaggcctctgtagccttgttgaagaaactctgggcttcttcagtgaaccccagcttgtattcaatgaacccccgcaggttgtaaatgtgacccagcCAGCTGTGTCCGTCCTCGGTGAAGAAATCCTCAAACCTTTCCCTGCAACGGAAAAGTTTGGACCTGCTGGTGTCCAGATCCCAGGTGAAGTGACACTGCAGGGCCTCCAGTTTGGACAccagtgttgtttgactctgaTCAGCACTGGTggagaattaaaataacaattattaaaacacatcataagTAGGTTAATGTGATGAAGTCTGCAATTAGTGCATAACCACTGTTCATCTCATGcggag
Protein-coding regions in this window:
- the LOC115007575 gene encoding interferon-induced protein with tetratricopeptide repeats 1-like encodes the protein MFCSCYPCCRVRPSCTLVNLRAILCQPCADQSQTTLVSKLEALQCHFTWDLDTSRSKLFRCRERFEDFFTEDGHSWLGHIYNLRGFIEYKLGFTEEAQSFFNKATEAFRQMRNADEGPWLVVNYGNLAWLHHHLGDPAESEAYLTKVDALMNEYQYPSQDELHPEIYAEKAWTFIRFSTDKMLLAAHYFQRAIRMQPDMVEWHTYHVKGLMFASKHSSTGLGADILEKMRIAKEQDPENLYFAVHYLEHCAKKGEIIKDEACKLAREVLRNPISSYSGIKPLLRVYRNYVSVDEAIDLSEEVLKNHPDERYLMRCAALCYKWKIFFSDSPQKQSMVDRAISLHEEVISLYPHSSLGKKIDLANIYSKSTNGKVKAKQIYQELLKSDLDQAGKQMLYNNYAKYLNFQGQDRTSSLRYHMKAAEIPQQSIFREKSIKVLKNIRDKGKDRMCREIQKFLENLQEP